The following DNA comes from Enterobacteriaceae endosymbiont of Donacia clavipes.
CATAATCTTAAAATATCACTACCTAAAATATTAACTATATTTTGTGGTTTAATAATATTTCCTAAAGATTTAGACATTTTTTTCCCTTTACCATCAACAGTAAATCCATGACTAATAATTGTTTTATAAGGAGAAATTTTATCTATAGCTGTTGAAATAATTAAAGAAGAAATAAACCATCCTCTATATTGATCTGTTCCTTCTAAATATATATCAACTTGTTTTTTATATAATTCATTTATTTTTTTAATAATTACATTATAAGTAGAACCAGAATCAAACCAAACATCTAAAACATCAGTAACTTTTTCGTAAAAAATTGAATCTTTACCTAAAAACTTTTTAATATCTAAATCCCACCATTCTTGTATTCCATTTTTTTCTATCATACATGCTATTTTTTCTATAAATTCTATAGAATTAATATGTATTTTTTGTGTTTTTTTATTAATAAATAAAGGAATTGGAATACCCCAAACTCTTTGTCTAGATATGCACCAATCAGGTCTTTTTTCTAACATACTAAACATTCTATTAAAACCCCAATTAGGAATCCATTTTATTTTTTTTATTAATTTTTTTGCTAATTTTCTAATATTATTTTTATCCATACTAATAAACCATTGTGGGGTAGAAACATAGATTATTGGTATCTTATGACGCCAACAATATGGATATTGATGTACGTAATTTTCTGATAGAAATAGTGAATTTTTGTTTTCTAAAATTTTTTTAATTATTTTTTCTGAAGAAAAAATATTTTTTTTATCTAATTTAGGATGTATATTTTTTATAAAAAAACCTTTTTTATCAATAATATTTTTATCTAAACATTTTATATTTTCTTTATTACATATGTTATAATCTTCCAATCCATGATTAGGAGCCATATGTACAATACCAGTTCCAGATTTCTTAGAAACATTATTACTAATAATTAAAGATGAAATTTTATTATTAATAGGATTTTTTATTTTAATATAGTTTTTATTAAAATTTTTACCCTTAATCTCTCCTATAATTTTCCAATTTTTAATTTTAATTTTTAACATAATAATATTAACTAAATTTTTTGCTATTATAATAATATCTTCATTAATTTTTATAAATTGATAATAAATTTTAGGATTTAAAGCAATAGCTTTATTAGCTGGTATAGTCCAAGGCGTAGTTGTCCATATTAAAAATGAAATATCAAAATATTTTTTTTTTGTATTTATAATTTTATTTAAAAAATCTGTATTAATAATTTTAAATTTAACATAAAATGTTAATGATTTTTTACTAACATAATTAACTTCAGCTTCAGCTAAAGAAGAAAGACACTTTGTACACCAATATACAGGTTTTTCCCCTTTATATATATGTTTATTTTGTATTAATTGTCCTAGAGTACGAACAATATTTGCTTCAGTTTTAAAATCCATAGTTAAATATGAATTATTCCAATCTGCAATTATTCCTAATCTAATAAAATCTTTTTTTTGTTGTTTAATTTGTTTTAAAGCATAATTTCTACATTCAATTCTAAATTTTTTTTTAGAAATTTTTTTATTTTTAAATATTTTTTCTACTTCTTGTTCAATTGGTAATCCGTGACAATCCCATCCAGGTATAAATATTGTATAATATCCATCCATATTTTTAGATTTAATAATAATATCTTTTAATATTTTATTAAAAGCGTGTCCAATATGAATATTTCCATTAGCATATGGGGGACCATCATGTAAAATAAATTTTTTATTATTTTTTTTACTATTTAATATTAATTTATATAAATTATCTTTTGTCCATTGTTTTAATATAACTAATTCATTAACTATTAAATTAGCTTTCATTGGAAATTTTGTTTTTGGTAAATTTAAATTAAATTGATTTTTCATTCTAATCATCTTAAATATTTAAGTTTTTAAAAAATTATATTTTAATATTTTTTATTTTAATAAAATAAATAATATAATTTTTATTTAATAAAAAATTAATAAATATAAAATTAATTTTATTTATATAGAGATATTATATATAATAATATTTTATGTAAATATTTAATTTTTATAAAATAATAATAGTTAAATTTATAAAATTTGAAGGATTTTTTATATGGCGAATACAAGATCATCTAAAAAGAGAATTTTAAAATCAGAACAAAAAAGAAAATATAATGTAAATTATCGATCTATGTTACGTACATTTATTAAAAAAGTTAATAGTGCTATATTTAATAAAAATATAAAATTATCAAAAAAAATGTTTAAAATAACACAATCTATTTTAGATAGACAAGTACAAAAAGGATTAATTCATAAAAATAAAGCATCTCGTTATAAATCTAAATTGTATAACAAAATCATAAATATTACTTAATATTATTATTAATATTTACAATTAAAATAATGAAAAATAAATTAATTAATGAATCTATTATTTTAACAAAAAAAGCAGCTAAAAAGATAAAAACATTATGTTATAAAAATATTAATTTTAGAGTATTTATTATAGGAGGAGGATGTAGTGGTTTTAAATATGATTTTACATTAGATAAAAATATAAGAAAAAATGATGTTGTCATAAATATATTTGGAATAAATATTTTAATAGACAAAATAAGTATTCAATATTTATATGGAAGTATAATTGATTATATTGAAAATATCGAAGAATCTAAATTTGTTATTAAAAATTCAAATATGAAAAATACATGTAGTTGTGGTTCTTCATTTGACATTTAATATAAAAATATAAATTTTTTTAAAAGGATAAAAATTTATGTCTAATATAAAGTTAGTATTATTACGTCACGGACAAAGTGAATGGAATAAAAAAAATTTATTTACTGGTTGGCGAGACGTTAAATTATCAAAAGAGGGAAAAATTGAAGCAATACAAGCAGGAAAAATATTAAAAAATTTTAATTTTAAATTTGATTACGCTTATACTTCTGTCTTAAAAAGAGCGATAAATACTTTATGGTTTATTTTAAAAGAATTAGATCAATTATGGATTCCTGTAAAAAAAACATGGAGATTAAATGAAAGACATTATGGATCTTTACAAGGAATGAATAAAAAACAAGTTTTAAAAAAATTTGGGAAAATACAAGTTCAGAAATGGCGTCGTAGTTTTACTACTAAACCACCATTATTATCAATAGAAGATCCTAAATGGGAAAGATTTGATCCTAAATATGCAAAATTAGATGATCATCAATTACCTTTATCAGAAAGTTTATCTACAACTCTAGAAAGAGTTGTTTATATATGGAAAAATAATATTTTACATAAAATTATGAATGGTGAACGTATTCTTATTGTTGCACATGGAAATTCATTAAGAGCTTTTATTAAATATATAGAAAATATTAGTGATAAAGAAATTATTAATTTAAATTTACCTACTGGTAGTCCTATTATTTGCGAGTTTAATAATAAATTAAAATTTAAAAAAAGATATTATCTAGATGATATATAAATAAATTATATTTAATTTTTTAATTGTGTTTGTATAACTGTTGCTGCTATTGTATAAATTATATCTTCAATTGAAGATCCTCTTGAAAGATCATTTATTGGTTGATTAATACCTTGTAATATGGGCCCTATAGAAATAATATTAGATGTTTTTTGTACAGCTTTATAAGTGGTATTACCAGTATTTAGATCTGGAAAAATAATAATATTAGCATTACCAGCAACTAAAGAATTTGGAGATTTATATTTTCCAATATTTTCTATTACAGCTGCATCATATTGCAATGGACCATCTATCATTAATTTAGGAAATTTATTTTTTACTAATTTAGTTGCTTTATATACTTTTTCTACTTCTATACCTTGACTAGAAGTACCAGTAGAATATGAAATCATTGCTATTTTAGGATTTATTATATTAAATAATTTACTAGTTTCCCAAGATTGTATTGCAATTTCTGCTAATTGTTTATAATTAGGATTAGGATTAATAGCACAATCACCATATATTAATATATTTTTGGGTAATAACATTATAAATATTGATGAAATTATAGAAAATCTTGGTAAATTTTTAATAATTTGTAATGCAGGTCTAATAGTATTAGCAGTTGTTGTATTAGCTCCAGAAACTATACCATCTACTTCTTTTTGTTTCAACATCATGGTAGATAAAATCATATTATCTTTTAATAATTCTATTGCTTTTTTTTGACTGAGTAACTTATGTTTTCTTATATACATTAATTTTTCTACATAATTATTTCTAATAAGATTAGGATCAATTATATTAATATTATTTAAATTTATATTATTTATTTTAGCTATATTATGAATTTTTTTTATTTTTCCCAAAAGTATACAATTAGCTATATTTTTTTGATAACATATTGAAGCAGCTTGAAGAGTACGTATTTCATTACCTTCTGGTAATAAAATTGTTTTTTTTAATTTTTGTGCTTTTTCTATTAAATTATATTTAAAAATATATGGAGAAATATAAAATTTATAATTTACATATTTTTTAGAAAAAATTTTCTCAGGAATGTACAATGAAACATATTTAATAATGTTAGATATTAATTTATTATCATAGATCGGAAAGAGATATTTATAAATATTATGTAACTTTAAGTGTGTTTTATAAATATTATCTTCTGTATATAAAATGGT
Coding sequences within:
- the pta gene encoding phosphate acetyltransferase, giving the protein MLKKIIISIPVDVDIHFFTSMNLGLLNNIQNKKLKCKFFKPITQIENHNFSYTNSILKKYYPNIKLINSLKINDINLFDKTIEYDNIINNIIKKYYENIDDTDIFFIEGINFTYMEQLLFKLNCDMANIFNAEIIFITSINLENETLEKIKSKINILFKKKLFNFNIKKVYFFIKKIYNNQNHNPFFYNLNIFKDKLENIKNIENNNSLILYNNIILVPWLKNFIFGINLKDICSYLNCKIINIIYNRIKYILFFNKLSFIKQKIFIKSLLIISINDMESIKKIYQVMSKNVFCNSILFTDFITNNKVNKINYFFSKIIKIAKFNNLTILYTEDNIYKTHLKLHNIYKYLFPIYDNKLISNIIKYVSLYIPEKIFSKKYVNYKFYISPYIFKYNLIEKAQKLKKTILLPEGNEIRTLQAASICYQKNIANCILLGKIKKIHNIAKINNINLNNINIIDPNLIRNNYVEKLMYIRKHKLLSQKKAIELLKDNMILSTMMLKQKEVDGIVSGANTTTANTIRPALQIIKNLPRFSIISSIFIMLLPKNILIYGDCAINPNPNYKQLAEIAIQSWETSKLFNIINPKIAMISYSTGTSSQGIEVEKVYKATKLVKNKFPKLMIDGPLQYDAAVIENIGKYKSPNSLVAGNANIIIFPDLNTGNTTYKAVQKTSNIISIGPILQGINQPINDLSRGSSIEDIIYTIAATVIQTQLKN
- the gpmA gene encoding 2,3-diphosphoglycerate-dependent phosphoglycerate mutase yields the protein MSNIKLVLLRHGQSEWNKKNLFTGWRDVKLSKEGKIEAIQAGKILKNFNFKFDYAYTSVLKRAINTLWFILKELDQLWIPVKKTWRLNERHYGSLQGMNKKQVLKKFGKIQVQKWRRSFTTKPPLLSIEDPKWERFDPKYAKLDDHQLPLSESLSTTLERVVYIWKNNILHKIMNGERILIVAHGNSLRAFIKYIENISDKEIINLNLPTGSPIICEFNNKLKFKKRYYLDDI
- the ileS gene encoding isoleucine--tRNA ligase, which translates into the protein MIRMKNQFNLNLPKTKFPMKANLIVNELVILKQWTKDNLYKLILNSKKNNKKFILHDGPPYANGNIHIGHAFNKILKDIIIKSKNMDGYYTIFIPGWDCHGLPIEQEVEKIFKNKKISKKKFRIECRNYALKQIKQQKKDFIRLGIIADWNNSYLTMDFKTEANIVRTLGQLIQNKHIYKGEKPVYWCTKCLSSLAEAEVNYVSKKSLTFYVKFKIINTDFLNKIINTKKKYFDISFLIWTTTPWTIPANKAIALNPKIYYQFIKINEDIIIIAKNLVNIIMLKIKIKNWKIIGEIKGKNFNKNYIKIKNPINNKISSLIISNNVSKKSGTGIVHMAPNHGLEDYNICNKENIKCLDKNIIDKKGFFIKNIHPKLDKKNIFSSEKIIKKILENKNSLFLSENYVHQYPYCWRHKIPIIYVSTPQWFISMDKNNIRKLAKKLIKKIKWIPNWGFNRMFSMLEKRPDWCISRQRVWGIPIPLFINKKTQKIHINSIEFIEKIACMIEKNGIQEWWDLDIKKFLGKDSIFYEKVTDVLDVWFDSGSTYNVIIKKINELYKKQVDIYLEGTDQYRGWFISSLIISTAIDKISPYKTIISHGFTVDGKGKKMSKSLGNIIKPQNIVNILGSDILRLWVASTDYYNEVNISKKILQKITEIYRRIRNTARFLLSNLYDFIPEKDTIKENQMLILDKWIIHKTKIIQKKIIYFYKNYNIQNVVQEIMQFCSIDLGSIYLDLIKDRQYTFKKKSIERLSCQTALYMIIESLVRWIAPILSFTAHEIWNYIPGLRNKYIFTEEWYSKLFYLSSKSIMNNEYWNDIFIFKNEINKIIEYARNKKIIKNSLEANITVYVNHNIYEKLILLGTELRFLLLVSKIIYFKYTKNFNKKLIKKFKIIKSKYLKCKRCWYYTKNIFDDICDRCKLNTLGNGEKRLFI
- the erpA gene encoding iron-sulfur cluster insertion protein ErpA; the encoded protein is MKNKLINESIILTKKAAKKIKTLCYKNINFRVFIIGGGCSGFKYDFTLDKNIRKNDVVINIFGINILIDKISIQYLYGSIIDYIENIEESKFVIKNSNMKNTCSCGSSFDI
- the rpsT gene encoding 30S ribosomal protein S20, whose translation is MANTRSSKKRILKSEQKRKYNVNYRSMLRTFIKKVNSAIFNKNIKLSKKMFKITQSILDRQVQKGLIHKNKASRYKSKLYNKIINIT